In Cryptomeria japonica chromosome 10, Sugi_1.0, whole genome shotgun sequence, a genomic segment contains:
- the LOC131079904 gene encoding probable E3 ubiquitin-protein ligase XERICO: MGFPSFSGVSTGLLVIINTVLSVQSVKDIVKSFMRILGLFFTSSADNVQINSRSNQLLRREYSNSNPETSSETAPGLGSELAQLPVVADEIRQNLPVVPYTTPANNTHVGECAVCLCRFEEGDQIRELPCSHFFHRICLDKWLDHQQTTCPLCRFSLIPEETAIRLRRREQELTEELMFWFSSFHGHGFHSMWWLRA, translated from the exons ATGGGGTTCCCAAGCTTTTCTGGTGTCTCTACTGGGCTTCTGGTTATAATCAACACAGTTCTCTCAGTCCAATCTGTTAAGGACATTGTCAAATCATTTATGCGTATTCTGGGTTTATTTTTTACATCTTCTGCTGATAATGTACAGATAAATAGCAGGAGTAACCAGCTTCTGAGAAGGGAATATTCAAATTCGAATCCTGAAACATCTTCAGAGACTGCTCCAGGTTTGGGGTCTGAGCTCGCCCAATTGCCCGTTGTGGCTGATGAAATCAGGCAGAATCTCCCTGTTGTGCCCTATACAACACCTGCAAATAATACCCATGTGGGTGAATGTGCTGTTTGTCTGTGTAGGTTTGAGGAAGGGGATCAAATAAGGGAACTGCCATGCTCTCATTTCTTCCACAGGATTTGCCTTGACAAGTGGTTGGATCACCAACAAACAACTTGCCCTTTATGCAGATTCTCCCTCATACCAGAAGAGACTGCCATTAGGCTGAGGAGAAGAGAGCAGGAACTAACAGAAGAGCTTATGTTCTGGTTCTCCTCCTTCCATGGCCATGGATTTCACAGTATGTGGTGGCTAAG GGCCTAG